The Kineothrix sp. MB12-C1 genome includes a window with the following:
- a CDS encoding response regulator transcription factor, translating into MSIKVMIVDDEYIILDGLSSFPWNEYGCELIATAQNGREGIQKVQEYEPDIVFTDIKMPEMDGLEFASAAKKIKEKLKIVLLTGYDNFEFAQEAIRLGISEYLLKPMNFMKLDDLVKKLCSELNEERKISKYYMDLQKSFEKELPYIRSKFVNDLFHGRIRTRKELEHGANTVDIHIEKYICIAITRENAHSGREDAWPEQYAFLNIGVEILGEFCMEVLCEYDDMNLQFNFILLFQRDNTEKYCVDQSIVATEKLKQVANEVIHYKICIGISNVETDVYKVNEKHIEACQACSQSVYLGENTIVSYKDLDDVVRHNHEITQGQKQRLFIKIYAGQTLEANKDIEEMFGEQDMELNDCKYMALDLLVACMRYPFLCRIKGKLQEEYDYLFLQDGIKVISNAESVNEIVQYLTKGFTLLTTQNNKNFDERYQNTVNHILDYLNENYNEDLTLDCVADKFHMSKTYVSRILKRYTNQSFLQLLICLRMDAARKMIVEDKYKLYEIAERVGYNDFSYFIQAFKKKYGVTPNEYRKGI; encoded by the coding sequence ATGAGTATAAAAGTAATGATTGTTGATGATGAATATATTATTTTAGATGGATTATCATCTTTTCCTTGGAATGAATACGGGTGTGAATTAATTGCGACTGCACAAAATGGAAGAGAAGGAATTCAAAAAGTGCAGGAATATGAGCCGGATATTGTATTTACAGATATTAAAATGCCTGAGATGGATGGACTTGAATTTGCTTCAGCGGCTAAAAAAATAAAGGAAAAATTGAAGATAGTACTTTTAACGGGATATGATAATTTTGAATTTGCACAAGAGGCAATAAGACTAGGCATTTCAGAATATTTATTAAAACCAATGAATTTTATGAAATTGGATGATTTAGTAAAAAAATTGTGCAGTGAGCTAAATGAAGAACGAAAAATCAGTAAATATTATATGGATCTACAGAAAAGCTTTGAAAAGGAATTACCTTATATTAGGAGTAAGTTTGTAAATGATTTATTTCATGGTAGAATTCGAACCCGAAAAGAGCTGGAACATGGTGCTAATACAGTAGATATTCATATAGAAAAGTATATTTGTATTGCTATTACTAGAGAAAATGCTCATTCAGGAAGAGAAGATGCTTGGCCAGAACAGTATGCATTTCTTAACATAGGAGTAGAAATATTAGGTGAATTTTGCATGGAAGTGTTATGCGAATATGATGATATGAACCTTCAGTTCAATTTCATTTTATTATTTCAAAGGGACAATACAGAAAAATACTGTGTTGACCAAAGTATTGTAGCAACAGAAAAATTGAAACAAGTTGCCAATGAGGTTATTCATTACAAAATATGTATTGGTATTAGCAATGTGGAAACAGATGTTTATAAGGTAAATGAAAAGCATATAGAGGCGTGTCAGGCATGTAGCCAGAGCGTTTACTTAGGAGAGAACACGATTGTTTCTTATAAAGATTTAGATGATGTGGTAAGACATAATCATGAAATCACACAAGGTCAGAAACAAAGATTATTTATAAAAATTTACGCAGGACAAACGCTTGAAGCCAATAAGGATATAGAGGAAATGTTTGGAGAACAAGACATGGAATTAAACGACTGCAAATATATGGCGTTGGATTTGCTGGTTGCATGTATGAGATATCCATTTCTATGTAGGATAAAAGGAAAATTACAGGAAGAGTATGATTATTTATTCTTACAAGATGGTATTAAGGTGATTAGCAATGCCGAATCAGTGAATGAAATCGTCCAATATCTTACAAAAGGTTTTACACTTTTAACAACTCAGAATAATAAAAATTTTGATGAAAGATATCAAAATACGGTAAATCACATTTTAGATTATTTAAATGAAAATTATAATGAGGATTTAACTTTGGATTGTGTAGCGGATAAATTTCATATGAGTAAGACGTATGTTAGCAGGATATTGAAGAGATATACAAATCAAAGTTTTTTACAATTACTTATTTGTCTACGTATGGATGCCGCTAGAAAAATGATTGTAGAAGACAAATATAAACTTTATGAAATTGCAGAGCGAGTCGGGTATAATGATTTCAGTTATTTTATTCAGGCATTTAAGAAAAAATATGGGGTAACACCTAACGAATACAGAAAAGGAATATAA
- a CDS encoding cache domain-containing sensor histidine kinase — translation MISILKKFRDFNIRTKLIIGFSFILLLLVLILVVAFYTYSAKIILKHSLEQTRETVEQFSNSLDSYMTLMSNKMEVLADSPTIQEELNTPPNEANIESDSFYSRNKQIRRIMLQAYSSITMNDMELYGANGTSYYLSLWSDKHEIPNEDILFAKADLAKGKWVLINDQNDEDTLQIIKLVKDLQTYKPIGYIRIGLKRSYIEKMTSNISFGNDGSIAILDANMERISGVVGESLITKMSGETSSQGNFLYEEGSSECTVVYTHSNITGWDTVGFIPLEYIKKDLAGIRNLAVVLIVFAIIIGISVSIAIAQSLVSSLENTANALERFAQGDFEVRLCENRADEIGKMNRVFNKAIKDINELMQKVTQGEILNKEMEFKTLQSQMNPHFLYNTLDTINWMAFKEKQIEICNLVTAISNLIRASISNKQSIITLEQELNYVKDYLYIQHVRYKDRFDTIYDIDDSLLNQTVPKLIVQPIVENAIIHGIENTQSKNFLYISVKRENESIDIIVKDTGIGMSEEKISELLKEPITAETGESEVHTNLGLYAVHKRLKFMYGDSYGLIIRSKEGEGTTVILHIPYIQEPQKLYKQFNDLLRN, via the coding sequence GTGATTTCGATACTTAAGAAATTTCGAGATTTTAATATTCGCACAAAATTAATAATTGGCTTTTCATTCATATTACTTCTGTTAGTTTTAATACTAGTAGTAGCATTTTATACATATTCGGCTAAAATAATCTTAAAACATTCATTAGAACAAACAAGGGAAACTGTTGAGCAATTTTCCAATTCTTTAGATAGCTATATGACCTTAATGAGTAATAAAATGGAAGTGCTGGCAGATAGTCCGACTATCCAGGAAGAATTGAATACACCTCCGAATGAAGCAAACATTGAAAGTGATTCATTCTATTCTAGAAATAAACAAATAAGAAGAATAATGTTACAGGCATATTCAAGTATAACTATGAATGATATGGAGTTATATGGAGCAAACGGAACAAGTTATTATCTATCGTTATGGTCTGATAAACATGAAATACCAAATGAAGATATACTATTTGCAAAAGCCGATCTCGCTAAAGGAAAGTGGGTGTTGATTAATGATCAAAATGATGAAGATACACTTCAAATAATTAAATTGGTCAAGGATTTACAGACCTATAAACCAATCGGTTATATCCGGATTGGATTAAAGAGAAGCTATATTGAAAAAATGACAAGTAATATTAGTTTCGGTAATGATGGAAGTATTGCGATTCTTGATGCTAATATGGAAAGAATCAGTGGAGTTGTAGGAGAGTCACTTATTACAAAGATGTCAGGAGAAACATCTTCACAAGGAAATTTTTTATATGAAGAAGGCAGTAGTGAATGCACTGTGGTATATACACATTCTAATATTACTGGTTGGGATACAGTGGGATTTATACCCTTAGAGTATATCAAGAAGGATTTGGCAGGAATTCGGAATCTGGCAGTAGTATTGATTGTATTTGCAATAATAATTGGAATTAGCGTAAGTATTGCAATTGCACAAAGTTTGGTATCGTCATTGGAGAATACGGCTAATGCTTTAGAAAGATTTGCACAAGGTGATTTTGAAGTTCGTTTATGTGAAAATAGAGCGGATGAAATAGGAAAAATGAATAGAGTTTTTAATAAAGCAATTAAAGATATTAATGAACTGATGCAAAAGGTAACACAAGGTGAAATTCTAAATAAAGAAATGGAATTTAAGACATTACAGTCACAAATGAATCCCCATTTTTTATATAATACGCTAGATACAATTAATTGGATGGCATTTAAAGAAAAACAAATAGAAATATGTAATTTGGTAACAGCGATTAGTAATTTAATTAGAGCAAGTATTAGTAATAAGCAAAGTATAATTACATTAGAACAGGAATTGAATTATGTAAAAGACTATCTTTATATTCAACATGTTCGATATAAAGATAGATTTGATACGATTTACGACATTGATGACTCGCTTCTAAACCAAACTGTACCGAAGCTAATTGTACAACCAATTGTTGAAAACGCAATTATTCATGGAATAGAAAATACACAGAGTAAAAATTTTCTTTATATAAGCGTTAAACGTGAAAATGAAAGTATAGATATTATAGTAAAAGATACGGGGATAGGAATGTCAGAAGAAAAAATTTCTGAGTTGCTTAAAGAACCGATAACTGCTGAAACCGGAGAATCTGAGGTACATACAAATTTGGGTTTATATGCAGTGCATAAGAGGTTGAAATTCATGTATGGAGACTCTTATGGACTAATTATACGCTCCAAAGAAGGCGAGGGAACTACGGTGATTTTGCATATTCCTTATATACAGGAACCACAAAAACTTTATAAACAATTTAATGATTTGTTGAGGAACTAA
- a CDS encoding AraC family transcriptional regulator encodes MYCNNQQLTVNRKRLTGNEETKMEWLEKMNAALDYIENNLSGEIDYVEAARRACISSYNFQRMFSFIADVPLAEYIRRRRLTLAALDFQKGGGSVLDISLKYGYDSPVSFARAFQNLHGITPKDAREQGAVLTLYPRISFKITIKGVDEMKYRIEKMKKLRLLGIEKTISTVNGENFKEIPKMWNEVAEDGRLTRLSDKAKKGKPEGYGVCYNSRGTDFNYMIGVESEEKPEEGMTELIIEEQEYVKFECRGKLPESQQSVWKRIYTEWFPSSGYEHVEAPELEWYSCEEMDSTTYLSEIWIPIRKCK; translated from the coding sequence TTGTATTGTAACAATCAACAGTTAACCGTTAACAGGAAACGGTTAACAGGAAATGAGGAAACAAAAATGGAATGGCTTGAGAAAATGAATGCTGCTTTAGATTATATTGAAAACAATCTATCCGGAGAGATTGATTATGTGGAAGCGGCCAGAAGAGCTTGTATTTCTTCTTATAATTTTCAGAGAATGTTTTCTTTCATTGCGGATGTACCCTTGGCAGAATATATCCGAAGGAGAAGGCTGACCCTTGCGGCACTGGATTTCCAAAAAGGAGGGGGGAGTGTGCTTGATATCTCATTGAAATACGGGTATGATTCCCCAGTTTCTTTTGCCAGAGCTTTCCAGAACCTTCATGGAATTACACCGAAGGACGCGAGGGAACAAGGTGCCGTTCTCACATTGTATCCTAGAATTTCCTTCAAAATTACAATCAAAGGAGTGGATGAAATGAAATATCGCATTGAAAAAATGAAAAAACTAAGATTACTTGGCATTGAAAAAACAATTTCTACAGTAAACGGAGAGAACTTCAAAGAAATTCCCAAGATGTGGAATGAAGTGGCGGAGGATGGACGCCTGACAAGGCTATCCGATAAAGCGAAAAAAGGTAAGCCTGAAGGTTACGGAGTGTGCTATAATTCAAGAGGAACGGATTTCAATTATATGATAGGAGTAGAGTCTGAGGAGAAGCCGGAAGAGGGTATGACTGAGCTTATAATTGAAGAGCAGGAATATGTGAAATTCGAATGCCGGGGTAAACTTCCGGAATCACAGCAGAGTGTATGGAAGAGAATCTATACGGAATGGTTCCCCAGTTCCGGCTATGAACATGTGGAGGCACCGGAACTGGAATGGTATTCATGCGAAGAGATGGATAGCACCACCTATTTAAGCGAAATATGGATTCCGATTAGAAAGTGTAAATAA
- the yaaA gene encoding peroxide stress protein YaaA, with amino-acid sequence MKVIISPAKKMNVREDLLPYETLPVFLEQTESLKDHLKKQDRKTLQAIWKCNDSITDLNIKRLEAMDLTKMLTPAVLSYEGLQYQHMAPAVFNDKQWEYIKEHLYILSGFYGLLRAADGIVPYRLEMQAVLKNWHTNSLYHFWKDSLAMELLSENNCILNLASKEYSKCITPYLREDTMFVTCVFGEMRNGKVIEKGTYAKMARGEMVRFMAEKKIKYIEGIKDFNRLGYSFQQELSNETTYIFVKNIFSDRESCELKSKIS; translated from the coding sequence ATGAAAGTTATAATATCACCGGCGAAGAAGATGAATGTACGAGAGGATTTACTTCCTTATGAAACTTTACCAGTTTTCCTGGAACAGACAGAATCATTGAAAGATCATTTAAAAAAGCAGGATAGAAAAACATTACAAGCAATATGGAAATGTAACGATTCTATTACGGATTTAAATATAAAGCGCCTTGAAGCGATGGACTTGACAAAGATGCTGACACCTGCGGTACTAAGCTACGAAGGATTGCAATACCAGCATATGGCTCCGGCTGTTTTCAATGATAAACAATGGGAATATATAAAGGAGCATTTATACATACTATCCGGCTTCTATGGACTGCTTCGGGCAGCCGATGGCATTGTGCCTTATCGTTTAGAAATGCAGGCTGTTCTTAAGAATTGGCATACTAATTCCTTGTATCATTTCTGGAAGGACAGCCTTGCGATGGAACTCTTATCGGAGAATAATTGTATTCTCAATCTGGCATCCAAAGAATACAGCAAATGTATCACACCTTATTTGAGAGAGGACACCATGTTTGTAACTTGCGTATTTGGAGAAATGCGAAACGGGAAGGTAATTGAAAAGGGAACTTATGCAAAAATGGCAAGAGGTGAAATGGTACGGTTTATGGCAGAGAAAAAAATTAAATATATAGAAGGGATAAAAGATTTTAATCGCTTAGGCTATTCTTTTCAACAGGAATTATCTAATGAGACGACCTATATATTTGTAAAAAATATTTTTTCGGACAGAGAAAGTTGCGAATTAAAATCAAAAATATCCTAA
- a CDS encoding ACT domain-containing protein, producing the protein MEIKIIDKAFSVCKLENIKEVNFEDEYCFIGKTDEELSLVCDTRFVPSNTVSREDGWRTFRIEGILDFSLIGILSEISGILAKAEIGIFAISTYNTDYILVQEDNFRKALEALEMEGYEIKE; encoded by the coding sequence GTGGAAATAAAAATAATTGATAAGGCGTTCAGCGTATGCAAGTTAGAAAATATAAAAGAGGTAAATTTTGAAGATGAATATTGCTTTATAGGTAAGACCGACGAAGAGTTATCCCTAGTTTGTGATACGCGGTTTGTTCCATCAAATACGGTCTCAAGAGAGGATGGCTGGAGGACATTTCGGATAGAAGGTATCCTTGACTTTTCATTAATTGGAATCCTGTCAGAAATATCGGGGATTTTGGCAAAAGCTGAGATTGGAATTTTTGCAATTTCCACATATAATACAGATTATATACTAGTACAAGAAGACAATTTCAGAAAAGCACTAGAGGCTTTAGAAATGGAAGGTTATGAGATAAAGGAATAG
- a CDS encoding glycoside hydrolase family 43 protein, translating into MKAYLFVHFKEKKTPDGEQVYFGLSKDGFHWKEVNGGNPVLWSYEGDKGVRDFTIVRTEDGKFRIVATDLSLAYGMPNQYHNSWDEIGRNGSRELVMWESQDLIHWSWQKMITLGGAEFGCRWAPDIIRDKENGDYILHWSSPHECNNYGEKAIYYTRTKTFEEFSAPELLYRKEDSGVIDSCMVEESGIYYLFVKSEENPATIILLKSTSPTGPFERMDAFDEEMSKLQAGVYEAPTAFRLEDGRWCLMFDYYGVPGKGQGYVPFLCEDISKGVFKRADAQFSFPYGFKHGTVLEITMEEYERIKGCEFES; encoded by the coding sequence ATGAAAGCATATTTGTTCGTACATTTTAAAGAGAAGAAGACACCGGATGGGGAGCAGGTATATTTTGGATTAAGTAAGGATGGGTTTCATTGGAAAGAGGTAAATGGAGGTAATCCGGTACTTTGGAGTTATGAAGGTGACAAGGGAGTGAGAGACTTCACAATCGTAAGGACAGAAGATGGGAAATTCCGTATCGTTGCGACGGATTTAAGTTTAGCTTATGGAATGCCTAATCAGTATCATAATTCTTGGGATGAGATTGGCAGGAATGGCAGCAGAGAGCTTGTTATGTGGGAATCACAGGATCTGATTCATTGGTCATGGCAGAAGATGATTACACTGGGCGGTGCTGAATTCGGATGTCGTTGGGCGCCGGATATTATTCGGGATAAAGAAAACGGCGATTATATTTTGCACTGGTCTTCTCCTCATGAATGTAATAACTATGGAGAAAAAGCGATTTATTATACGAGGACGAAGACTTTTGAAGAATTTTCGGCTCCGGAGCTTTTGTATCGCAAGGAGGATAGCGGTGTTATAGATTCCTGCATGGTGGAGGAAAGTGGCATTTACTATTTATTTGTGAAAAGTGAGGAGAATCCCGCTACCATTATCTTACTAAAGAGTACAAGTCCTACAGGTCCTTTTGAGAGGATGGATGCATTTGATGAAGAAATGAGTAAGCTGCAGGCAGGAGTGTATGAAGCGCCTACGGCGTTTCGTCTGGAAGATGGCAGATGGTGCCTGATGTTCGATTATTATGGGGTTCCGGGAAAAGGACAGGGGTATGTTCCTTTTTTGTGCGAGGATATTTCCAAAGGTGTTTTTAAGCGTGCGGATGCTCAATTTTCCTTTCCGTATGGATTCAAGCATGGAACTGTGTTGGAAATTACGATGGAAGAATATGAGAGAATCAAAGGCTGTGAGTTCGAATCATAA
- a CDS encoding alpha/beta fold hydrolase: MNDQMEKKHVTINGVGITCYCAGGGDDTIVLLHGAGVDSAMLSWAEVIPLLSDQYRVIAPDLPGYGESDRIDGEYTLSFYTEIVKGIIEEFGGPVILTGLSLGGGICLHMALTYPELIKVLVPVDAWGVFDKLPWHRLTHWFVHSKINDNLYTWTNKSPSIARLSLEYNLFGDKSKVTDDLVSQIHKTMLQPGADKPFISFQRSEITPTGLITDLAGRLEEIKLPTLLIHGTLDKAVPLKDALNASRRIPDCEIYLMEGCKHWPQKERPEEFADALRHYLDGKLW; the protein is encoded by the coding sequence ATGAATGACCAAATGGAAAAGAAGCATGTAACTATAAATGGAGTAGGCATTACCTGTTATTGTGCAGGTGGCGGTGATGATACTATCGTGTTATTGCATGGCGCAGGTGTGGATTCCGCAATGCTTTCCTGGGCTGAGGTGATTCCATTATTGTCGGATCAATATCGGGTTATTGCGCCTGATTTGCCGGGATATGGAGAAAGCGACCGAATAGATGGTGAATACACATTATCTTTTTATACGGAAATTGTAAAGGGTATTATCGAAGAATTCGGAGGGCCTGTTATCTTGACAGGGTTATCATTAGGCGGAGGTATATGCTTACATATGGCATTAACTTATCCGGAACTCATTAAGGTTCTTGTGCCGGTCGATGCTTGGGGAGTATTCGATAAATTACCGTGGCACCGTCTTACTCATTGGTTTGTTCATTCTAAAATAAATGACAATTTATATACATGGACGAACAAATCCCCATCCATTGCCAGGTTATCGCTGGAATATAACTTGTTCGGTGATAAATCGAAGGTAACGGATGATTTGGTTTCGCAGATACATAAGACTATGTTACAGCCCGGTGCGGATAAACCTTTTATCTCATTTCAGAGAAGTGAGATAACACCAACAGGACTTATCACAGACTTGGCCGGACGGCTTGAAGAAATAAAATTACCTACACTGCTTATACATGGTACGCTCGACAAAGCAGTTCCGTTGAAAGATGCTCTTAATGCAAGCAGAAGAATTCCTGATTGTGAGATATATTTAATGGAAGGATGTAAACATTGGCCTCAGAAGGAGCGCCCAGAAGAGTTTGCAGATGCTTTAAGACATTACCTTGATGGAAAACTATGGTAA
- a CDS encoding ABC transporter ATP-binding protein, with protein MLNIVDIHKTFNLGTINEKAALNGVDLHLDKGDFCTIIGGNGAGKSTTLNAIAGVWPVDRGAILLNGQNITGLPEHKRAGFLGRVFQDPMTGTAASMEIQENLALAARRGKSRKLGWGITRKEKERYRELLKILDLGLEDRMTSKVGLLSGGQRQALTLLMATLQQPNLLLLDEHTAALDPKTAEKVLRVTDQIIEENHLTALMVTHNMKDAIAHGNRLIMMHDGRVILNISGEEKKKLTVADLMHQFELVSGEEFANDKAILA; from the coding sequence ATGTTAAATATTGTAGATATTCATAAGACCTTTAACCTCGGTACCATTAATGAAAAAGCAGCTCTAAACGGGGTGGATCTTCATTTGGATAAAGGCGATTTCTGTACGATTATCGGAGGAAATGGTGCGGGGAAATCCACCACATTGAATGCGATTGCAGGAGTATGGCCTGTAGATAGAGGTGCGATTTTATTAAACGGACAGAATATTACCGGTTTGCCTGAGCATAAGAGAGCAGGCTTTCTCGGTCGTGTGTTTCAAGACCCTATGACAGGAACTGCTGCCAGCATGGAGATTCAGGAGAATCTTGCGTTAGCGGCCCGCAGAGGAAAGAGCAGAAAGCTAGGATGGGGAATTACGAGAAAAGAGAAAGAAAGATATAGAGAGCTTCTAAAGATTCTCGACTTAGGACTTGAGGATCGTATGACTTCGAAAGTCGGTCTGCTATCGGGTGGGCAGCGTCAGGCGTTGACTTTGCTTATGGCAACTTTACAGCAGCCGAATTTACTTCTTTTGGATGAGCATACAGCGGCACTCGACCCTAAGACAGCGGAAAAGGTGCTCCGTGTAACCGATCAGATTATCGAGGAGAATCATTTGACGGCGCTTATGGTGACGCATAATATGAAAGATGCTATTGCTCATGGCAATCGTTTAATTATGATGCACGACGGAAGAGTAATCTTAAATATTTCAGGAGAAGAAAAGAAGAAGCTTACAGTGGCAGATTTAATGCATCAGTTTGAGCTCGTTTCCGGTGAGGAATTCGCCAATGATAAGGCAATTCTCGCTTAA
- a CDS encoding ABC transporter permease: MSYFATLNPLNLLNALPGSVAQGIIWGIMALGVYITFRLLDFADLTVDGSFATGGAVTVMLTLAGVPIPAALLIAVIAGVLAGLATGMLHTVLGIPPILSGILTQIALYSVNLHIMGMAANMALSAQKYKLLVSLMNIPKSILIGGLIAAALIALLYWYFGTEQGSSIRATGCNPAMSMANGININFTKVVALALSNGLVGLAGGLMAQYQGFADINMGRGAIVIGLAAVIIGEVFGESILRKRLNFAARLIFVIMGGIIYYVVVGIVLWLKLNSNDLKLFTAIIVAVFLAVPYLQGKRKNSFARTAKASLSALEARKDKEE; encoded by the coding sequence ATGAGTTACTTTGCTACTCTTAATCCCTTGAATCTGTTGAATGCCCTTCCTGGAAGTGTGGCACAAGGTATTATTTGGGGGATTATGGCGCTAGGCGTTTACATTACGTTTCGTTTATTAGATTTTGCAGATTTGACGGTGGACGGTTCCTTTGCGACAGGAGGAGCAGTCACCGTTATGTTAACTTTGGCAGGTGTTCCGATTCCCGCAGCTCTGCTTATTGCAGTGATAGCAGGGGTTTTGGCAGGACTTGCAACTGGAATGCTTCATACCGTTCTTGGCATTCCACCGATTCTTTCAGGAATTTTAACGCAGATTGCGTTGTATTCAGTGAATCTACATATCATGGGAATGGCTGCTAATATGGCATTAAGTGCTCAGAAATACAAACTGCTCGTTTCCTTAATGAATATCCCAAAGTCTATTTTAATCGGCGGTTTGATTGCAGCGGCTTTAATAGCGCTGTTATATTGGTATTTCGGAACGGAACAGGGAAGTTCCATAAGGGCTACCGGCTGTAATCCAGCCATGAGTATGGCGAACGGCATCAATATTAATTTCACGAAGGTAGTGGCCCTCGCATTGTCAAACGGTCTTGTGGGACTGGCAGGCGGTTTGATGGCACAGTATCAGGGATTCGCGGATATTAATATGGGACGCGGTGCTATTGTTATCGGTCTTGCAGCGGTTATTATCGGTGAAGTATTCGGTGAAAGTATTTTGAGAAAGCGCTTGAATTTTGCGGCGCGTCTCATATTTGTCATTATGGGTGGAATTATTTATTATGTCGTTGTAGGTATCGTGCTTTGGCTGAAATTAAATTCCAACGATTTAAAGCTATTTACAGCAATTATCGTAGCTGTTTTCCTGGCAGTTCCTTATTTGCAGGGCAAGCGCAAGAATTCCTTTGCCCGTACTGCCAAAGCGTCTCTGTCAGCACTTGAGGCCAGGAAGGATAAGGAGGAATAG
- a CDS encoding ABC transporter substrate-binding protein, translating to MKKLLVLTLSIFIMASFVACGSGSAASTAGSGSEQAPAEDAAQEQAADGEVYQIGISQLVQHEALDAATQGFKDALTEKLGAQVVFDEQNAAGDSATCATIANQFVASQYDLIMTNATSALQAAASATNSIPILGTSVTDYATALDIDDWNGVTGMNVSGTADLAPLDKQAEMIQELFPDVKNIGILYCSAEPNSKYQSATIQGYLTEMGYNCTEYTFADSNDVAAVTQNACANSDILFIPTDNTAASCTEAINNIAEPAGIPIVTGEEGICRGCGVATLSISYYDLGYATGEMAYEVLVNGADVSAMEVQYSPNITYKYMADRAQQLGVEIPESYTAIEVE from the coding sequence ATGAAGAAATTACTTGTACTTACATTGTCTATATTTATTATGGCAAGCTTTGTAGCTTGTGGAAGCGGAAGTGCTGCAAGCACGGCAGGGAGCGGAAGCGAACAGGCTCCGGCGGAAGATGCGGCTCAGGAGCAGGCAGCGGATGGTGAAGTATATCAGATAGGTATTAGCCAATTAGTACAACACGAAGCTTTAGATGCTGCAACTCAAGGATTTAAAGACGCATTGACTGAGAAGCTGGGGGCTCAGGTTGTATTCGATGAGCAGAATGCGGCAGGTGATTCCGCTACTTGTGCAACGATTGCGAACCAGTTCGTAGCTAGCCAGTACGACTTAATTATGACGAACGCGACATCGGCATTGCAGGCGGCAGCATCGGCAACGAATAGTATTCCGATTCTTGGCACTTCTGTTACAGATTATGCGACAGCACTCGACATCGATGATTGGAACGGTGTAACAGGAATGAATGTATCGGGTACGGCTGATCTTGCGCCTCTTGATAAGCAGGCAGAGATGATTCAGGAACTGTTCCCTGATGTGAAAAATATCGGTATTCTTTACTGCTCAGCAGAACCGAACTCCAAATATCAATCCGCAACCATTCAAGGATATTTGACGGAGATGGGATATAACTGTACAGAATACACTTTTGCAGATTCAAACGATGTGGCTGCGGTGACACAGAACGCTTGCGCGAACAGCGATATACTCTTCATCCCCACAGATAATACTGCTGCATCCTGTACAGAAGCTATCAACAACATAGCAGAACCGGCAGGTATTCCGATTGTAACCGGAGAAGAAGGCATCTGTAGAGGTTGTGGAGTAGCTACATTATCCATTAGTTACTATGACTTGGGATATGCGACCGGCGAAATGGCTTATGAAGTATTAGTAAACGGTGCAGATGTATCCGCCATGGAAGTTCAGTATTCTCCTAATATTACATATAAGTATATGGCAGATCGTGCGCAGCAGTTGGGCGTTGAGATTCCCGAAAGCTATACTGCAATCGAAGTAGAGTAA